CAGCAAACGATCTTCGGCGGGACTTCTTTTCTGTGGGCTTAATTGCATAAGGAGACTAAGGAGACTATAACCCGGCGCTCTGAAAATACAACGTCGCCACCTTCGAACGCCATTCACCTTACAATCCTTTTTTGCCTTTTTGCTTGACAATCTGGGAACCTCATTTTACTCTGGCGACATTAAACAACAATGGAAAGGGAAGTCCCGCAAAGTTGATCCCCTGACGAAATCGGAGAAATAACTCATGACCATGGAGGGAAAAAGGATTCTGGTTGTCGAGGACAATGAAGATACCCGCGAGATCCTTCTCTATCGCCTTAAAAGTATGGGGGAATATGAAGTTCTGCTCGCATCAAACGGGAAGGAGGCATTGGAGATTGCAACTCGATCGAAACCCGATCTTATTATCATGGATCTCAAAATGCCGGTTATGGATGGTTGGGAAGCCACCAAGGCTCTGCGAGAGACGAACTGGGGAAAAGACCTGCCAGTTATAGCTCTAACGGCTCAGGCGATGGAAAGGGATGAGGAAAAAGCTTTGAGCGCCGGCTGCAGCGATTATATCGCCAAACCGATAATGGACTATGCGATACTAAAAAGAAAGATAGAGAAATTCTTGAAATAACTAGCCCAACGTTCTCGCCACATCCATTTAGACTTTGACTACGTTGACAGCCTGCGGTCCTTTCTCACCCTGTGCGATCTCGAATTGAACCACCTGCCCTTCGTTCAGTGTTTTAAATCCGTCACCTTGAATCGCACTATAGTGGACGAAAACGTCTCCTCCGCCCTCCTTTTCAATAAAACCGTATCCTTTAGAGTTGTTGAACCACTTCACCTTCCCAGTCGGCATACCTGTTACCTCCTGCTCACTTGACTAATTTGGACAAGCAACGAGCCCAGCTAAGAACCCCTCCTAGTGGCCCGGGAACATAGAACCTGCCCCCAGATTTGAATTTTGCAATACAAAAAGACCAAATCTGTTTTCCTTGGGGTGCGACATTAGATAAATGGCCCCTCTTTTGTCAAGCAAAAAAACTGGTAATTGGGTCGATGTTGAGCCCCTCGACGCAAAATCGACCGTTTTGTTACAGGTTCCTTTATTTTTAAGGCTAGCCGCCAAAGAAGATAAAATCACCGAAAAATCGGCGCAGATGACTTCTGAAGGGCGGCCCATTCTGACCGGGCTAACTTTAGGGGAACCAACCAATTATTGAGAGGGATATTATGCCTAATTTTTTAGCAAAGACTAAGTTATTGTAACTAAAGGATTAATCTAGATATTATACAACTTGTAAACAGCTGTTATAATCTTGATTGACATCGCCGGGTTTTTAAAATATATTGAGCATATCTCGTGATTCGTCACATACTGCCGGTTAGCGTACTGCTTAGCAAACAAACATATGGCGATCTACACAGCCCTCAATAAAAGGGACTGCGCGCGAATTGCTGACGAATTCGGCCTGGGAGATCTAGTCTCCTACACCGGCATTCGCAACGGCTCGGTTAATACTCATTATCTTCTAGAGACGAAGCGAGGCCGCTTTTTTGCAAAGATCGACGAAGTAAAAAGCGAACTGGAGATAAAGCAAGAGCTTGAGCTTTTGCTTTATCTCAGAAAGCAAGGGTGTCCATGCCCTCAACCTCTTCGGAGTAAAAAGGGGCGTTACTACCAAGAGTTTCACGGAAAATATATCTCAGTGAGCAAATATGTCGAGGGGGTAGAGATCTCCTTAGAAAAGTTTACTCCGACTCAACTCGAGGTCGTCGGACATGCCTTGGCGGATCTTCACCTTATAGGAAGGGGATATAAAAAGGGCATCGACAACCGTTTCGGATTCACAAAGATTTTGTCTATGTACCGAGAGGTTCGGCGCCAACTGCCTCTACATCTAAAACATATCGTACGCGTTCTAGATGATGAAGTGGCTTATCTGGAGAACTATCTGGATAACAATCTACCGAAAGGTATCATTCATGGCGATCTTTTTCCGGACAACCTGAAGTTCAAAGGATCCAGATTGGCAGGGATCGTCGATTTTGAGGCTGCTTGCAGGGGGAAGTTGATTTATGATCTCGCAACGGCCGTCAATGCTTTTTGTTATATAGAAGGCCGCTACAGGATTGATCGCTTCGAGCCTTTAATAACAGGATACGAAAGCCTGCGCCCGCTTTCGCTTCCCGAATGGGACTCCTTTCCCAATGAACTAAGATTTTCCGCCTTGCGATTTACCATTACCAGGATCAAAGATTTTTATTTACGAAAATGCGACGAGAACCAAAGGGTTTTTAAGGATTTTAAGGAGTTTTTCGAGCGCTTGCTGATCCTACGAAGAGAAAAAACCGGCGGTATGGAAGACATCTTGTTGGCTATGGCGACAGGATACGATTATCGCAAGTACCAGAAATCAAAGCCCTCAAAATAAACTGTTTCCTTATCGTCGCCAACGGCTATCTCTCATTTTCCACGGCTTGCCTGCCTAATTTTCGGATCTTGATCAATGTATCCTGACGTATTAATCGAATCAGTGAAAAAAATGTAATTAACGCGCCGATCAAAAACAGCAGCCTACCGCCACTAAGAACAACGTAATAAAAATCCATCTTGACTCGCGCCGCATTGTACCTTTCACGGTCTTCGTTGATCCGACGGAGGACCTCTTCGTTTTTCTGCTGGTCCAACTCCTGAAAACTCCGATAGCTTTCCTCCAGGCCTGTTTCCGCCGTCTTGCGCAGCAGGCTTTGGTATTTTGTTAGTTCAACTGCTCCCGCAACCCAATTACCGACGCCCAAGATTAAGAGTAAGAAACCTGCGACCAGCGTGTAGCTGGAATAGATGTCCCGAGCTTTCATATAGATGAACCTACAATAACGAATCTGTCCCAAAACGTCAATTTCTTTTACATTTCAAGATGACTTGAAGTAAAAGACTCGGCGGCTTACGATGAACCAAGATGCGCACTTACGTTATCGGTGACATACACGGCTGTTTGGACGAGCTTGTATACCTGCTCGAAGCTCTTCCTCTCGAAGCTCCGGACCGACTGATTTTCTTGGGTGACTATGTCGATCGTGGTCCAAATTCGAAGGGAGTAATCACGTACCTTCTCCACCGCCAGCAAACCAGAAGCGAAGACATGGTATTCCTAAAGGGGAATCACGAGGACATGTTTCTGTCCTTTCTCGGCCTTCCCGGCAAGTACGGCGATATGTTCCTTTATAACGGCGGCGGAGCCACATTGGCCAGTTACGGAGCTTCTCCGCATCACCCTCAAGAGGAAATTTTGCCCCTGATTCCCCCGGCGCATCTCAAGTTTTTACATGAGTTAAAGAGCTATTACCTGACCCAGCCGTTCTTATGCGTTCATGCGGGAATTCATCCGAATAAGCCGCTCGACCAACAGCAGGAAGAAGAGATGCTCTGGATCCGGGACGAGTTCATCCTTAACCGGCATCTTCTTCCCTATACGGTCATATTCGGTCATACTCCGCAAGAGAAGGTTCTGTTTCATTTGCCTTATAAGATTGGTTTGGACACCGGCCTGGTGTACGGTAATTTGTTGAGTTGTTTGGAGCTGAAACAAAAAGTCCTTTTTCAAATCGCGCGAGGAAAAAAGAAAGTGACAGAAAAGTCGGTCAGGAATCATTGGGGCGAGGTGTCATACTAACCTACCTTGACATTACTTCCGTTCGGTCAATAATAAGGACCTGCTTGTCCTGGCTGTAATCCCAAGGGCATTCAGCCTTTCAAAAATATCATGGCGGTGTAGCTCAGTTGGTCAGAGCACGCGGCTCATATCCGCGGCGTCGTAGGTTCGATTCCTACCACCGCCACCAACTTT
This DNA window, taken from Candidatus Binatia bacterium, encodes the following:
- a CDS encoding response regulator — protein: MTMEGKRILVVEDNEDTREILLYRLKSMGEYEVLLASNGKEALEIATRSKPDLIIMDLKMPVMDGWEATKALRETNWGKDLPVIALTAQAMERDEEKALSAGCSDYIAKPIMDYAILKRKIEKFLK
- a CDS encoding cold-shock protein, with amino-acid sequence MPTGKVKWFNNSKGYGFIEKEGGGDVFVHYSAIQGDGFKTLNEGQVVQFEIAQGEKGPQAVNVVKV
- a CDS encoding homoserine kinase; this translates as MAIYTALNKRDCARIADEFGLGDLVSYTGIRNGSVNTHYLLETKRGRFFAKIDEVKSELEIKQELELLLYLRKQGCPCPQPLRSKKGRYYQEFHGKYISVSKYVEGVEISLEKFTPTQLEVVGHALADLHLIGRGYKKGIDNRFGFTKILSMYREVRRQLPLHLKHIVRVLDDEVAYLENYLDNNLPKGIIHGDLFPDNLKFKGSRLAGIVDFEAACRGKLIYDLATAVNAFCYIEGRYRIDRFEPLITGYESLRPLSLPEWDSFPNELRFSALRFTITRIKDFYLRKCDENQRVFKDFKEFFERLLILRREKTGGMEDILLAMATGYDYRKYQKSKPSK
- a CDS encoding metallophosphoesterase family protein codes for the protein MRTYVIGDIHGCLDELVYLLEALPLEAPDRLIFLGDYVDRGPNSKGVITYLLHRQQTRSEDMVFLKGNHEDMFLSFLGLPGKYGDMFLYNGGGATLASYGASPHHPQEEILPLIPPAHLKFLHELKSYYLTQPFLCVHAGIHPNKPLDQQQEEEMLWIRDEFILNRHLLPYTVIFGHTPQEKVLFHLPYKIGLDTGLVYGNLLSCLELKQKVLFQIARGKKKVTEKSVRNHWGEVSY